A region of Paenibacillus sp. JNUCC-31 DNA encodes the following proteins:
- a CDS encoding SDR family NAD(P)-dependent oxidoreductase, with amino-acid sequence MSHKGKVAIITGAGSGLGQATALKLAEKGASIVVVDLKAETGQETVKQIEQLGGKAIFVQADVSKANEVENYVNKTIEQFGRIDMFFNNAGIAGPGIKLIEHTIEQFDQIIDINLRSVFYGLKYVITEMLKTGGGSIVNTASTAGIVGVPAVAPYAATKHGVVGLTRTAAIEYGKENIRVNAIAPGTIETPMVVQFGKDNPEVFKATMDSIPSGRLGKPEEIANLVSFLLGDEAPYINGAVYPIDGAVTAQ; translated from the coding sequence ATGAGTCACAAAGGAAAAGTAGCAATTATCACTGGAGCAGGAAGTGGATTGGGCCAAGCGACCGCACTGAAGCTGGCTGAGAAGGGCGCGTCTATTGTGGTCGTTGATCTCAAGGCAGAGACCGGTCAGGAAACTGTAAAACAGATTGAGCAGCTTGGTGGTAAAGCGATTTTTGTTCAAGCGGATGTTAGCAAGGCGAACGAGGTAGAGAATTATGTGAACAAAACGATCGAGCAATTCGGCCGAATTGACATGTTCTTCAATAATGCCGGGATTGCTGGTCCTGGAATCAAATTAATTGAGCATACCATCGAGCAGTTTGACCAGATCATTGATATTAACTTGAGAAGTGTATTTTACGGGTTGAAATACGTCATTACTGAAATGCTCAAAACGGGCGGTGGTTCAATCGTGAATACCGCATCTACAGCAGGAATTGTTGGTGTTCCGGCAGTTGCGCCATATGCAGCGACGAAGCACGGTGTAGTTGGACTGACACGAACAGCTGCCATTGAATATGGCAAAGAAAATATTCGCGTGAATGCCATTGCTCCAGGCACGATTGAGACACCAATGGTGGTTCAGTTTGGTAAGGATAACCCGGAAGTGTTCAAAGCGACTATGGACAGTATTCCGTCTGGCCGTCTAGGCAAGCCTGAGGAGATTGCCAATCTGGTATCCTTCCTGCTTGGAGATGAAGCTCCGTACATTAATGGCGCTGTTTATCCAATTGATGGTGCGGTAACTGCACAATAA